The Nostoc sp. NIES-3756 DNA window ACAATATAATTATTAATTTCAATTTTTTATCTGGGTTTGTTGTTAACAATGTTATTAAAATAACAACTTACAACAAAATATTTAATTAACAAATACTTTACCAAATTAATAAATTAATCTCTATGTTTTCTCCTTTAAAATAGAGTTAACGCTAACTTATGTTTTTCGTTCATTAATAACAGTAACTATGAAGTTACATAAAATTTCAGGGCTATCGGATTAATTTAGCTAAATAAGAATTTGTAAATTTTTATGAAGAAAAGCCAAAAATACTGAGATTTTTGCGGCGAAATATTGGCTAAACATAAAAAAAAGGAGAAAATTAGATACAAGACTAATATTTTATTCAGTAAATCTACTAAGAAAATATTTTTGTAATGGAACAGAGGTGTAAATAACAACAATCATTTTTTGCTTACAAGTAAGTAATGATTAAATTAGTACAAAAGTATTAATTTACCCTTTGATAAGACAAACAGACTCACAGTAGTTACTTCGCTTTAGTTGCAGTTTGAATTATCACGACTTATTGAGTTAACTGTATTTGACTTAACATGGAAAATATCTCGCAACTGGCAACAACAATCCAAGACACGACTGCCTCCCCAGAGATTTTAGTAATATCGCGTCTTTTCTTGCCTAAAGAAGCTGTGATTGGGGAGTATCTTTACAATCGCTGTCTTCAAGATCCAGAGCAGGTAGTTGTTTTGGCGGCTAGTTGTAGAGGAGATAAAGTATTTGATCAAGCACAACAGTTTCCTATATATCGTTGGCCAGATGCTAAATATTGGCTAGGCAACTTTTTAGGAAGTTATTTACAACCCTTGTTTAATTTGGTTGCAACATTTGTTTTAGCAATCAAACTGTATTTTCGTTATCACTATCGTTATATTGAATGGGGACACGGCTATGAGTTTCCCTCACTTTTATTATTGAGCTATATCTTACCTATACGCTTCTTTATTTATTTGCACGGCAATGATATTGCTGGTATTTTATCTAATCCTTTATGGCGATCGCTTTTTAAATTAACCCTAAAACGCGCCCAAGGGATTGTGTGTAACAGTTCCTCAACACAAGATTATTTAAGAACTACCTTCCGCTTGCAAACCCCCACCCACGTTATCCCTCCAGTAGTCAGACCAGAAAAATTTGGTTTGGGCAGCAATGGTAAAAGCTTAGAAGAACTAAGCAATGGTGAACGCTTACGTCAAGTCTACAATATTCCTCAAACTGCCGTAGTCATTCTTTCTGTGGGACGCTTAGTCAAACAAAAAAGCTTTGATCGCGTTATGGAAAACCTACCACTACTCTTAACTATCGGTGTAGATGTTCATTACATCATCTGCGGTCAAGGCCCTTGTGAACCTGAATTACAATCCTTAGCAGAGCGTTTGCGAGTAGATAAACGCGTACACTTTGCTGGATATGTGAAAAATCAGGAATTAGCAGGTTATTATGCGGCTTGCGATATATTCGCCATGCTGACTTCAATAAACACTAAAGCCAGCAGCTTAGAAGGATTTGGCATCGTTTACTTAGAAGCCAGTTATTTTGGTAAACCTGTAATTGCTTCACGCCACCCTTCCTTAATTGATGTGGTACGTCATGAAGAAAACGGCTTATTGGTAAACCCCAAATCTGGTTACGAAGTCTTCCAAGCATTCAAACAACTCTGCCAAAACCAGCAATTGCGTGAACGACTTGGCCGCCAGGGTAAAGAACTAGCCAAACGCAAAACCCTACACCGTTCCTTATACATGGGACAGAGTTTAGAGGTTAGAGCTTAAAAACTCAACCACCGCCAACAATTGTCACTACCTCTAATCGATCGCCTGACTGTACTTTAGTCTGTTCCCAGAACTGGCGGTGTAAAATTTCCCCGTTATACTCTACGGCTACTAATCGGGGATTAAACCCCAATTGCTGAAGTAAAACGGGTAAAGGGGTTTGGGACAAACAATTTTGTGTTTCCCCATTTACTTGTAAAGTTATTGAATTAGTCATTGGTCATTAGTCATTAGTCATTGGTCATTAGTCAACAGTCAACCCTCCGGCTTAATCCGATTGAGTTGTGAGAGCAAATATTGTGTGACTAGGGTAGGTTGTTCAGCCTGCATGAGCGATCGCACTACTGCCACCCTTTCAGCTCCAGCATCAATCACATCATTGACATTATTGGCATCTATGCCACCAATAGCAAACCAGGGAACTGAACTGTTTTGAGCAGCATACCTCACATAATCTAAGCCAGTCGCCGCCTTACCTACTTTTGTCGGTGTTTCATACACAGGCCCAACGCCTATATAATCCGCACCTTCGGCGATCGCTTTTCGCATTTCCTCAGCGTTAGTGGTAGAACGACCGATGACGCGCTGGGGGCCAAGTAATTGTCTAGCAGTGGCGATCGGCATATCCTGCTGCCCCAGATGCACGCCATCAGCATCTACAGCTAAAGCCAAATCCACCCGGTCATTGATGATAAATAAAGCACTATAGCCATGACAAAGTTGACGGAGTTTTATTGCCAGTTCTAGACGTACAGCATCATCTGTTTCTTTATCACGATACTGTACTAATGTCAATCCACCTTTAAGAGCAGCTTCCACAGTTGGTAATAAAGTGTCTGATGGGGAGGTAACAAGATATAAACGCGATCGCCGCAACAGTTGATGACGCTGATAACCCATTAAATCAGTTTCCAGACTGTAAACCCGATACCGCATCTGCTTACAAGCCTGTCCCATTTTGGGGTGATAAAGCTTACCATACTCCTCCAGCACCCGCAAAGCTTCCTCCACACGACAGAAGTTAGCTTGTAACAACGCCTTAATACTAGAACGTTGTTCTTCCTGGGGATGGCTTAAATCAGTGCCGGGATCACCAGGGGTATCTCGTGCTGTCCGTAATTCTTCAGTGTGCCAACTAGCCACCTCTTGGCGTAAGTGCTTAAATTCTCCTGCCAACTGGGCGCTATTCAACCCAAAGCGACACCATTCCTCAATGATCCGTAACCCTTCACGAGCGCGGTCTAAGTTAGCATCTAATATACGGTACACAACCTGCTGGATTTGCTGATGTTGGCTGTATGGCTCCACCGTTACAACTACCCCATTAGTAATGCTTCCATCGTAATAGCCAGCCTCTTTCATATTTGCAATGTTTTTCGCATTATGGATTTGCATAAGGATTGGGTACTGGGTATTAGATATTTAATATTAGGTGTTGGAATTGGAAAACTAGAAACATTTTTTCTAGTTCCCAGTCCCTAAACCCAAGTCCCTTTAATTACTTTGTATTCAAAATAGCCAATCGGTCAATATAGCGGATAACATAATCGACATACTGAAGTTTGTGAGTATGAAACTTTATTATTACTTCTAAGGAGTGGTGTGAATTGATTTGCCCCATCTTGTTTAAATATCATTTTTTAAATACCTTGCGAGTTAAGCAAACTTCCCTGAAATTAGCAAGGTATGCAGTTTCTAGCTTGTCTATACTATCTACTCTGGGAGTATGCAGTATAGCAGTCTTGGGTACTCTCCCTGGCAGTGTTCTTGCTCAGATACCACCTGTAACACAGCAGATGCCTGTAAGTGAAACAATAATTTCTCAGGTTAATGTACTGTTTGTCAACCCAAGTGCCGGAGATGACACAGCAGGTAAAGGTAGTGAAAGTACACCGTTGAAGACCATTACCCATGCTCTAAAGCTGGCAAACTCTGGCACAGTAATTAAATTAACCCCTGGTAATTACAGTGAACAAACCGGGGAGATGTTCCCTTTAATGCTCAAACCCGGTGTTTCGATTCAAGGAGATACCACGAGTAAAGGGCAGGGAATCATCATTCAGGGTGGCGGACAGTTCCTCAGCCGCAGTTTTGGGGGACAGAACGTCACCATCGTCGGTGCTAATCAAGCAGGCTTAACAGGAGTAACCGTAAGTAATCCTAACCCCCGTGGTTATGGTTTATGGATTGAATCGAGTAATCCCGTCATTAGTGAGAATACTTTTACAGGCAGTACCCAGGATGGTATTTCTGTGACTGGTAACAGTGCTGCCACGATTACGAAAAACTATTTTTATCGCAACGGAGCCAACGGCATCACCATTGGCGGTACTTCCCCCGCTCAGGTGAGAGAAAATGTATTTGAAGAAACCGGGTTTGGCATCAATGTTGCCCAAAATGCCGTGCCAACTTTGGTAAGCAATCAAATCCAAAATAATCGCTCAGGAGTGATTGTACAGGCTAACGCCCGCCCGATTTTGCGGAATAATTTAATTCAAGGTAGCAAAGAAGATGGCTTAGTAGCGATCGCTCAAGCAATGCCAGATTTAGGTAATGCTATTGAGGCAGGTGGTAATCAATTTCGCAACAACGCTAGGCATGACATCAACGCTAACGCCGCTAAACAGTTAATTGTGGCAGTTGGTAACACCATCAACAGTAAGCAGATTGCTGGTAAAGTATCACTCAACGCTCAGGATGCGCCTGTGGCAACTACTACATCTAATAATGTGGTATCGGCTATACCTAGTAACCAAGAAATTACATTTACTGCTCCTATTGTATCCAATAATACTAATCGACCTAGCCAGCTTGTAGTGCGTACTCAAGGTAACAGCCAGTTACCTGCGCTAGTATCAGCCGATTCACCATTGACTGTACCCAGATACAATCAACGACCACCAGCCCCTCTTCCTAATGAGGCAACAAACAGAGAAATACCAAGGAACACTCCCACAGCAACCTCCAGAACCAAACTAACTCCAGTACCAACAGTGAGAACAGAGACAACACAGTTAAACTATGTGCAGGTTGATCCTCACACAATTGAGTTTGTTGCCCCTCAAGGTTCACAATCAGAGCAAATCGTGAAAACTCAAACAGCGTCACCATCAATATCTGAGGATACTAGTATTTTGCCTGTACCCACTAGTAATATTCCCTTGGGTAACACCCGCAATATGCGGAGGGTATCAACACCGCAAACTAGTACAACAGCTTATGGTAGCAACTATGTTTCAGCCAACACAGCTGCATCTGTACGCTATCGCGTCGTCGTAGAAGCCACCAGCGACAGAGAGCAAGAAATAGTCAAATCCCTTGCTCCTGAGGCATTTTCTACCATCTGGCAAGGTCGTAGAGTGATGCAGGTGGGAGTTTTTAGCGATCGCTCTAACGCCGACGAAATGCAAAGAATCCTCAACAGCAGTGGCTTAAGAACCATCGTTGAGCCTTTGAATTAAGTTAGCGTCAGCATGGTGGGCAATGCCCACCCTCTCTTAATTACGAATTACGTAGGCGCAAGCCTTGTCGCAGACTATTACGAATTACTTTTTGCCCAATACCCTCTAGGTGGCTTATCTATCCCATAAGCTTTACACCATTTTTCTACAGCCTTATCAGATACACCCAAATCCTTGCCGATTTGCGCTGTAGGTTTTTCCCAAACCAGTTTCTCTAACTCTTCCTTAGACGGTCTGACTACTTTTCTTGTCAAAACCCTAGCTTCTAAATTCACTTTCCTAGTTGTTAAATCAACACCAAACTCCTTGTAAGTTCGCTTAGGTGCTTCTTCCGTAAACTCCGTAAAATCTTCCCACCAATAGAAAGGACTGGCTGATTTAGGCGGCGTTGTTCTAATACAGCAACCACCAAATTTGATTGATGGGTAGACTACCTTACCTATGGTTGGTAAATAAATGCCATAAAAGTCAAAATCTTCGGGATTATACTTCTTGTAATGATTTCCGTTTTTGTCCGCCCAAGTGCTTTTATTGCTAACAAAGTTATTAGCCGAATATTTAGCTTGGATGCGATAGCATTTCCCGTCTTTATAGGCAATAAAGTCAAAAGGGGCGTGTTCAGTGACAACTGGCACAAAGATAGAGTATTCTTTCTCGACTAAATCTGCTATTACCTTAGCCGCAGCAAGATCACCCTTGTCTTTGGTGTGGTGCATCAAACTTGACCCTAACATCTGTAAGGTAATTTACCTTGAATTAGGTATGGGGGAGGTTATATTTTTATGAACAGGCGCGGCAGGACTTGAACCTGCGACAGTCCGCTTAGAAGGCGGATACTCTATCCAACTGAGTTACGCGCCCAAGTTAAAACTCAGGCTCCTAATAGGAGTCAACTAGGAAATTATATCGTTTTCTTTACTAATAAGCAAACAAAAAATTGCAGATTTCCCAAAAGCAAGGCTAAGATGCTAGTCGCCAGTTAGTTGATTTAGATTAAAAATGCAGCAAATTGGCTACTGATTAGCTATATTGTGTGGTCGATAGATGGTTATCTGCGTATTGAGTTTAAACTTCACTGGATAAATTACCTTGGGTAAATTATGCGACAAGTGCCAGCCAAACTTAACCCACATCAGGTAAGTAATCGCACTCTTGGCGATGCTGCTAAATCAGACTATAAATCGCTTATCTACAAAGCCCCTGTGAGGAGTTAGTTGCTAGTGCCATGTTTATTTTAAAACGGCAGGATGTTGAAATATCAAGCATTCAGCACCCAAAAAAGGATCAGCAAGTGCCGATCCTCCATTATCAGGGGCAGACTTTTCGCTTGATTAGTGTGTTTAAAGCTGGACAAGAAGAAGAAGCTAGAGCCTTATGGAGAGATTTAACCGATAACCGAGGAAAAGCTTGTGTCTTGCTGGAAGAACCAGACCGTTTTAGCGTTTGGGGCAAGGTACGCTTAGACCAGTTAGGTAATGATACTGGTAGTCACAATAAAAGCGGGGTGTTTGTCCAAGCTAGTATTTTGCTTTTGCAATCTGTCTACATGGATATTGAAGATTTCCTTGGAACCAAGCAAGCTGCACTCTTTGAAAAAGAGATTGCTGAAGTCATGCGACAGCAGCAGTTCCCTGAAACTTCTTCCATTGAAGCAGTGAAATATTGGGTAGCCACTAATCCCTTAGAAGCAGCTAAACTCCCGGCTTGGAAAGAAAATCATGTTACTAGTTTCTTGCAAGAACTACATAAATTGGGAAAAACCTATTTTGGTAACGCCAACTTCGCCCGGCAAGTAGTCGAAAAATTACAAGATATGCCAGAAGGTGAGCGATCGCTCTTTATCTCTTGGCTAAATCAATCTTCACTGAGTAAACTGTGGCAATAGCATAAAACTTGTAGAAATAAAAGTACCTAGCGGTAGGTGCTAAATCAGTGATGAGTGCTGTTAGCGGTAGCGGTGCGTTTAGCACGTGCTGAGTGATGAGTCAGGAATTATTCTTGTGCCTCCTGCCTCCCACCTCTTGGTCACTGAGCGCAGTCGTTCTCTACGAGAGGCTGCGCTAACGAGCAGCGTCCCGTAGGGAAGTGAGCCTCCTTTACAAGTTTTTGCACAACACAATCTTGCCAGAGTGCATTTAGTCAAACCCTATGAATAGTTCTTACAAAAATTCGGCTCAAGTTAGTAAATCAATTTTCAATACCCAGAACATCGTTTTAGCTAGCATTGGTTGGGGTGTACTGGCACTGTTATACTTTTTGTTATTCAGTGCCAAAGTCCCTGGGCCAAATGGTACGGAAAGTCGGGCTGAATGGTATGTGCTGGGTACAAATATTTTTGAAGCCTTAGCCTACCTGAGCGCTGGGATATTGTGCTTACGGAATTGGCGCAGTCCACAAATTATGAGTAGTCGTAATGTGTGGCTGGCGATGGCCATAGGTATGATTTCTTATTTCTTGGGGGGGATATTTTTTGGCTATACAGAAATAGTTTTAAAAGAAGAACCGGATGCGTCTATTGGTGACGTGTTTTTTGTATTAAGTTATGTATCTCTAGGCGTAGGCATGATTTTAGCGGTAGCTGCTAGGCGAATTAATCTAGAAAAATGGCAATGGCTCATTGTCTTGGCAATTGGAGTGTTCGGCAGTTTGTTGGCATGGTGGATTTCTATGCAGCAAGGAACAGCCCCAGAAGACACGATAGTCACGATTTTGAACTGGTTTTACATAGTCAGCGACGTATTGTTATTAATCATCGCCACCACCCTGTTATTAGCTTTTTGGGGCGGACGTGTATCTCAATCCTGGAGAATGATTGCGGCGGCCGCCTTTTCGCTCTACATTGCAGATATGTGGTTTAAATACGCATCTCAAAATCCCAATTATCAAAGTGGAGAAATATTAGAAGTGTTTTGGGTGTTTAGTGGAGTGTTATTTGGTATGGGCGCAGCCCTAGAATATGACACATCATTAAGCCGGACTCGGCGGGAGCGCGGAAGAAAACGAGCATAGAAAAGATTGGTATCTACCGTGAGAAAACTAACGAACTCTGACAAACAAGAAATTCTCAAGCTATATCGAGAAACTGCTGAAACGACCTCAACCTTAGCAGAACGCTATGACGTGAGTAACTCTACAATTAGCCGACTGCTTAAAAGCACGTTACCAGAAGATGAGTATGAATATCTCGTTTCCTTAAAACGTGCAGCTAGAACTCCTGAAGGCAGAGCGCAGGTAAGTTATGACCAAGTTCCTTTCTTGGGACAAACAGAGCCAGAAGCGGCTGTTATCAGTGAGCAGAAGGTTGAGTCATCCCAACCAGCACAACCGGAATTTTCGCCAGAAGAAGATAAGCCAGCCCCAGTAATTAGAAGGACGCGGCAAGCTGCTAAAGCGGAACCTTTACCCGTGGAGGAGGAAAAGCCAGCCCCAGTAATTAGAAGGACGCGGCAAGCTGCTAAAGCGGAACCTTTACCCGTGGAGGAGGAAAAGCCAGCCCCAGTAATTAGAAGGACGCGGCAAGCTGCTAAAGCGGAACCTTTACCTGTAGAGGAGGAAAAACCAGCCCCAGTAATTAGAAGGACGCGGCAAACACAACCAGAATCCTTTGCTGAGGATGAGGAAAAGCCAACGCCAACAATTAGAAGGGTTAGGCGGCGTTCGGCATCAGAGGAAGAAGATAGGGAACCAGTAGCACGGCAATTGGAAATCCCAGTCGTAAAACCCCAGGAAATCGCCAATATTTCCCATCCTTTGCTAGAAGAAGAAACTGGCGAAGTCACAGCACTGGCCGAAATGCTAGGCGAAGACTTACTAGACGAATCAGAGGACTTGGATGATTTAGATGAAGACTTAGATGATGATTTAGATGAGGAGGACTACGAGGACGAGGAAGACGACTTAGAGGAATCAAGACCTCTAGTTACCAGAAGAAGATTTGGGGAGGCTCCAGTCCAAGTTTTACCCCTATCTGTGGCATCTTTACCCAAGACTTGCTATCTAGTAATTGACCGCTCCTCAGAATTAATTACGCGACCCCTTAAAGACTTTGGTGATTTAGGGCAGATTCCCAACTTGGAAACCCAGCAAAGAACACTGCCAATCTTTGATAATCACCGTGTTGCTAAACGCTTCTCTACCAAGCGCGATCGCGTAATTAAAGTCCCCGACAGCAAAATGCTACACAAAGCCCGCACCCACCTCCAAGCAAAGGGTATCACCCGCCTGTTAATTGATGGTCAGGTTTACTCTTTGTCTTTGGTATAACGCAAAAGACACGGTTATGCCGTGTCTTTTATTTGGGGAGTGGGGAGATGAAGGAGATGAGGGAGATGAAGGAGATGAGGGAGACAAAGGAGACAAAGGAGACAAAGGAGACAAGGGAGAGAATAATTATTACTGCCTTTTGACTAATGACTAATGACTAATGACTAATGACTAATGACTAATTAAAAACAGCCTCAGCCAAACGATTAGCTAAGTTAATAATGTCTTGTTTCCGGGCGATATGCTTTACCCAGTGTTGAGGAATACATTCTATTCCGTAGTAAATCCCGGCTAACCCACCTGTTACCGCCGCCGTTGTATCTGTGTGTCCTCCTAAGTTGACGGCTTTCAGTACAGCCTCAGAGTAGGAAGAAGTATTTAATAAGCACCATAACGACGCTTCTAGGGTGTCAATTACATATCCACCAGAATTTATATCTGCTTCGGGTAACTGGGCAATTTCTCTACTGAAGACTCGATAAAAATGCGGCTGTTCTCGAAGGTATTCTTCAGCCGAGTAAATTTTTTGAATATTTTCTAACCCTTGTACATAAGCTGTTGGCAGATCAGCACCTTTGAGAATCTCAACGGCAATACTAATGTAAATACCGCAGGCCATTTTGGCACGGCGATGAGCGTGAGTGATGGCTGACACTTCATAGACACGCCAAATTAACTCCTCAAAGGTTAAATTTTTATAACAAAAAGCCATCGGCAAAATTCTCATGAGAGAACCATTGCCATTACTCATTTCACTAACTCCCCCAGCGTGTAACGGGGAAATTCCTTGCTTGAGACGCATAATTACGGCATGAGTGCTTTCACCGAGACCGAATATTTCTCCACGGGGTGTCCA harbors:
- a CDS encoding glycosyltransferase family 4 protein, with protein sequence MENISQLATTIQDTTASPEILVISRLFLPKEAVIGEYLYNRCLQDPEQVVVLAASCRGDKVFDQAQQFPIYRWPDAKYWLGNFLGSYLQPLFNLVATFVLAIKLYFRYHYRYIEWGHGYEFPSLLLLSYILPIRFFIYLHGNDIAGILSNPLWRSLFKLTLKRAQGIVCNSSSTQDYLRTTFRLQTPTHVIPPVVRPEKFGLGSNGKSLEELSNGERLRQVYNIPQTAVVILSVGRLVKQKSFDRVMENLPLLLTIGVDVHYIICGQGPCEPELQSLAERLRVDKRVHFAGYVKNQELAGYYAACDIFAMLTSINTKASSLEGFGIVYLEASYFGKPVIASRHPSLIDVVRHEENGLLVNPKSGYEVFQAFKQLCQNQQLRERLGRQGKELAKRKTLHRSLYMGQSLEVRA
- the thiS gene encoding sulfur carrier protein ThiS, coding for MTNSITLQVNGETQNCLSQTPLPVLLQQLGFNPRLVAVEYNGEILHRQFWEQTKVQSGDRLEVVTIVGGG
- a CDS encoding thiamine phosphate synthase; its protein translation is MKEAGYYDGSITNGVVVTVEPYSQHQQIQQVVYRILDANLDRAREGLRIIEEWCRFGLNSAQLAGEFKHLRQEVASWHTEELRTARDTPGDPGTDLSHPQEEQRSSIKALLQANFCRVEEALRVLEEYGKLYHPKMGQACKQMRYRVYSLETDLMGYQRHQLLRRSRLYLVTSPSDTLLPTVEAALKGGLTLVQYRDKETDDAVRLELAIKLRQLCHGYSALFIINDRVDLALAVDADGVHLGQQDMPIATARQLLGPQRVIGRSTTNAEEMRKAIAEGADYIGVGPVYETPTKVGKAATGLDYVRYAAQNSSVPWFAIGGIDANNVNDVIDAGAERVAVVRSLMQAEQPTLVTQYLLSQLNRIKPEG
- a CDS encoding DUF1565 domain-containing protein; its protein translation is MPVSETIISQVNVLFVNPSAGDDTAGKGSESTPLKTITHALKLANSGTVIKLTPGNYSEQTGEMFPLMLKPGVSIQGDTTSKGQGIIIQGGGQFLSRSFGGQNVTIVGANQAGLTGVTVSNPNPRGYGLWIESSNPVISENTFTGSTQDGISVTGNSAATITKNYFYRNGANGITIGGTSPAQVRENVFEETGFGINVAQNAVPTLVSNQIQNNRSGVIVQANARPILRNNLIQGSKEDGLVAIAQAMPDLGNAIEAGGNQFRNNARHDINANAAKQLIVAVGNTINSKQIAGKVSLNAQDAPVATTTSNNVVSAIPSNQEITFTAPIVSNNTNRPSQLVVRTQGNSQLPALVSADSPLTVPRYNQRPPAPLPNEATNREIPRNTPTATSRTKLTPVPTVRTETTQLNYVQVDPHTIEFVAPQGSQSEQIVKTQTASPSISEDTSILPVPTSNIPLGNTRNMRRVSTPQTSTTAYGSNYVSANTAASVRYRVVVEATSDREQEIVKSLAPEAFSTIWQGRRVMQVGVFSDRSNADEMQRILNSSGLRTIVEPLN
- a CDS encoding group I intron-associated PD-(D/E)XK endonuclease — translated: MHHTKDKGDLAAAKVIADLVEKEYSIFVPVVTEHAPFDFIAYKDGKCYRIQAKYSANNFVSNKSTWADKNGNHYKKYNPEDFDFYGIYLPTIGKVVYPSIKFGGCCIRTTPPKSASPFYWWEDFTEFTEEAPKRTYKEFGVDLTTRKVNLEARVLTRKVVRPSKEELEKLVWEKPTAQIGKDLGVSDKAVEKWCKAYGIDKPPRGYWAKSNS
- a CDS encoding Npun_F0813 family protein; amino-acid sequence: MFILKRQDVEISSIQHPKKDQQVPILHYQGQTFRLISVFKAGQEEEARALWRDLTDNRGKACVLLEEPDRFSVWGKVRLDQLGNDTGSHNKSGVFVQASILLLQSVYMDIEDFLGTKQAALFEKEIAEVMRQQQFPETSSIEAVKYWVATNPLEAAKLPAWKENHVTSFLQELHKLGKTYFGNANFARQVVEKLQDMPEGERSLFISWLNQSSLSKLWQ
- a CDS encoding ADP-ribosylglycohydrolase family protein; translated protein: MLTAPKTLSGLMGLCVGDALGVPVEFTSRAELAKSPVTKMLGYGRWNQPPGTWSDDSSLTFCLAESLCRGYSLDAIAHSFRRWYKHAYWTPRGEIFGLGESTHAVIMRLKQGISPLHAGGVSEMSNGNGSLMRILPMAFCYKNLTFEELIWRVYEVSAITHAHRRAKMACGIYISIAVEILKGADLPTAYVQGLENIQKIYSAEEYLREQPHFYRVFSREIAQLPEADINSGGYVIDTLEASLWCLLNTSSYSEAVLKAVNLGGHTDTTAAVTGGLAGIYYGIECIPQHWVKHIARKQDIINLANRLAEAVFN